The Streptomyces cathayae DNA segment GATCGTGCGGCATGGCCGTCGTGGCGGCGCTGCGGGTGGCCGAGCGGCTCAGCGAGGACGACGTCGTGGTGGTGCTGCTCCCGGACAGCGGGCGCGGTTACCTCAGCAAGATCTTCAACGACGAGTGGATGGCCGACTACGGCTTCCTCGAGGACGCCGGCCCGAGCGCCCGCGTCGGCGCCGTCCTCGACCACAAGGAGCACGGTCATATCCCGTCCCTCGTGCACATGCACCCCGACGAGACGGTCGGACAGGCCATCGAGGTGCTGCGCGAGTACGGCGTCTCGCAGATGCCGGTCGTCAAGCCGGGCGCCGGCCACCCGGACGTGATGGCCGCCGAGGTCGTCGGCTCGGTGGTGGAACGGGAGCTGCTGGACGCGCTGTTCAGCAAGCACGCCTCGCTCGAGGACCCGCTGGAGAAGCACATGTCCGCCCCGCTGCCGCAGGTCGGCTCCGGTGAGCCCGTCGCGGACCTGATGGCCGTGCTGGGCGAGGCGGACGCGGCGATCGTCCTGGTCGAGGGCAAGCCGACCGGTGTGATCAGCCGCCAGGACCTGCTGTCCTTCCTCGCCAAGGGCGGGAACTGACGGCCGGGAACTGACGGCCGGCCGGTGGCGGCCTTCGGCGAAGCGCCGGCGAAGCACCGGTGAACCGGCCGTGCACGCCGTGGAGCGCCGGTGAACCGGCCGTGCACGCCGTGGAGCGCCGGGGAGCAGAGCCGTACGCGGTCTCCGCACGTGATCTTCGTGGACTTCGCGGAAGCGGTACGCGGGCGTCATGTGCGCGCAGCACGCGCTTAACACCGGTCCGGCAGAGTGAGGGGTGTCGGCGTCGAGGACCTCCGGAGCGGCTCCCGGACCTCCACGGACGCCAGGACGCGCGGCCTGGCCGGCCCGCGTCCCCGCGCGGGGACCACCGTCGTCCCGCCCCCCGGTGACGGGGGTGCGGTGGTCCCCGCGTCCAGTCCTTCCGCGGTCGTCCCCGGCGGCGGTCCGTCCGTCTGCTCAGTCCTCCCAGGCGTCGTCCGGCTCCTGCCGCCGGCGGTGGCCGCCGAACAGGCCGGGGTTGACGCGTGCGGCCTGGACGACGTTCACGCCGACGATGCCCAGCCAGGCGACCACCAGACCGGACAGGTGGCCCACGCCCCCGCCGATCGCGGACAGCGGCACCGCCAGGACCAGGGAGACGATCCCGAAGCCGAAGCGCTCGCCCCAGCTGTCCGTGGCCTTCGGTGCCCGGGAGTCCCGGGCCACCGTCATCTGCTGTTCGGCGAGCTGCCGGCGCACCCGGCGCTCCACCGCGCCGTCGATGCGCTGGTCGACCTTCTCCAGGAACGAGTCGACCAGCGCGGACTCGTACTCGTCGCCCAGTTCCCTGCGGGCCTGCAAGGTGGCGTTGAGTTCCTTCTTCAGCTCGGCGTCCCGCGCGTCCATTCCGCTCATGCGATCACGGTAGGCAGGCCGACGGCCCATGGCACTGGGGGTAGCCCCCGTTGCCGGCGGGGGGTCCGCAGGGGCCCGGCGCCCGCTTCGTGGCCCGTTCCCGGTCGTGTTCGCCCTCCGTTCGCCTGTATAACGGCATACAGGAATCGCGGTGTGTGAATAGGCGGAGGAACCGGCCGAGTAACAGACCGAGGGAAGACCGAGGGAAGACCGAGGGACAGGTCGAGGGGGAGCCACGTCATGAGCGTCACCGAGGGCCCGGGCGCGCGCCTGCAGGCGCTCTTCGAGGGGCACCGGCTGACGCCCACGCAGCGGCGCATCGCGCACAGCATGGTGCGGCGCGCCGCCGACGTCCCGTTCCTGTCCAGCGTGGAACTGGCCGAACTGGCCGGGGTCAGCCAGCCCTCCGTGACCCGGTTCGCCGTCGCCCTGGGCTTCGACGGCTACCCCGCGCTGCGGCGGCATCTGCGCGAGGTCGCGCCCACCGGGACCACGCCGGAGACCGGCCCGTACAACGAGTACCAGCAGGCCGTCGAGGCCGAGATCGAGAACCTGCGGCACCTCGCGGAGGTGCTGGCCGATCCGGAGCCCGTGCGGCGGGCGGGACGGATCCTCGCGGACAGCAGGCCGCTGCCCGTGCTCGGGCTGCGCGCGGCGGCGGCGCAGGCCCACGGCTTCGCCTACTTCGCCGCCAAGGTCCACCCCGACGTGCGGCTGCTCAACGAGGGCGGCAGCATGCTGCACGACCGCATCGACGCCGCTGCCGGGGCCGGTGCCGGAGCCCTGCTGTGCTTCGCGCTGCCCCGGCACCCCCGCGAGGTCGTCGACGCCCTCACACACGCCAGGGAGACGGGGCTGACCGTCGTCACCGTCGCCGACTCCGCCTTCGCGCCGGTCGCCAAGGTCTCCGACCTGCTGCTGCCCGCCGCCGTCGGCACCGGGCTCGCCTTCGACACGGCGTGCGCGCCGATGCTGCTGGGCCGGGTGCTGCTGGAGGCGATGTGCGACGACCTGCCCGACGCGCAGGCCCGGCTGGAGGAGTTCGACACGAAGGCGGCGGCCCGCGGCCTGTTCGTGGACTGACGGCGGGGGCGAGGCGGGCAGGACGGGGGAGGAAGGGGGAGAGCAGGGGGCGGTGTCTCAGACTTCTCTCACGTCGGTTCACTACCCTGCGTCCCGGGACCCTACGGACGCTCCACTGACGTGGGACGGGAGGCTGGACGTGATGCGCGGAGGACAGGGGCTGGCCCGGGTGGCCGTCGTCGTACGGGCGGGGGCCGCCCCGCTGTGGTGGCTGGGCGTGTTCGCGGCGGGCATCGGGGTGCTGGTGCCGGGGCTGACCGGCCGCCGGATCGGTGTGCTGGCGGGGGCCGCGCTGTTCCTCGTGGCCATGGCCGTGGTGGCGTCCACGCGGCGGGGGCGGTACCGCGCGCTGGCCCGGCCGGCGGTCCGGGCGGGCAAGCACGACGCTCTCCAGGACCGTGCGGTCAGCGTGCGCAACTGGCGTCGCGGCCACCGCTGGTGGCTGCTGCTCGCCTTCCTCGCCGCTCTGGGCGGCTCGTTCGCGCTGCCCGCGGCGGGCGGTCTGCTGCTCGCCGGGTGCGGGGCCGGCCTGTGGTGGAAGGCGTCCTGGATCGGTCGCCTGGAGGAGGCCGACCAGAGTCTGCTGTGGGTCCGCGTCGACTGGCTGGGCGCGGGCGCGGGCAGCCCGGCCGGCAAGGCGGTCAAGGCGTACCGCACCACCGGTATCGCGGCGGGCGACGCGACCCCGGGCGGGGCCCGCCGCCGCGCCTCGGCCCTGTCCTGACCCGGGCCGGGGGCCGGGCGGTCGAGGGGCCGGACGGTCAGGAGATCAGGGCGTCCGCGTGGGCACCGCCCGATTCGGCCACGATCTCCTCGAGGCTCTGGGCCGGGCGCACGAGTGCGAACGTGACCCGGCCGGGACCGTCGGCGGTGAAGCCGTGGACGGCCGGGCGGGGGAGCGAGTTGTACGCGTAGTGGTGGGCGAAGAAGTACGCGCCCGTGTCCAGGGCCGCCGCGTAGTCGCCCTGCTCCAGCAGGGGCAGCGCCTGTCCCCGGGCGAGCAGGTCGCCCGCGAAGCAGGCCGGCCCCGCCACGTCCTGCACCACCGCGGGGCCCTCCTTCGGCGACCCCTCGGCGTCGTACGCGGCGATCCTGAGCGGCCACGCGGTCGGCGCGTACACCGTCCGGGTCGCCACCTGCACGCCCGCGTGCGTCACCGCGACCGGACGTCCGCCGGCGCTCTTGGCGTACTCCACCCGGGCGACGACCGTGCCGTGCTTGGCCAGCAGTGACCGCCCGAACTCGGTGACCAGCCCGTACCGCCCGTCGAACAGTCCGGGCACGGTCTCCTTCAGCAGCCGCGCGTACCGCGCGTACGTCGGGCTGGTCGCGTCGGAGGCGAAGTCCACCGGC contains these protein-coding regions:
- a CDS encoding MurR/RpiR family transcriptional regulator, with amino-acid sequence MSVTEGPGARLQALFEGHRLTPTQRRIAHSMVRRAADVPFLSSVELAELAGVSQPSVTRFAVALGFDGYPALRRHLREVAPTGTTPETGPYNEYQQAVEAEIENLRHLAEVLADPEPVRRAGRILADSRPLPVLGLRAAAAQAHGFAYFAAKVHPDVRLLNEGGSMLHDRIDAAAGAGAGALLCFALPRHPREVVDALTHARETGLTVVTVADSAFAPVAKVSDLLLPAAVGTGLAFDTACAPMLLGRVLLEAMCDDLPDAQARLEEFDTKAAARGLFVD